From the genome of Thermococcus chitonophagus, one region includes:
- a CDS encoding cyclic 2,3-diphosphoglycerate synthase: MAEQKKRKRVVILGAAGRDFHNFNVFFRDNPEYEVVAFTATQIPDIEGRVYPPELAGELYPNGIPILPEDDLEKIIKEKDVDIVVFAYSDVSHEHVMHLASRAHSAGADFWLLGPKSTMLKSSKPVVAVTAVRTGCGKSQTSRKVARLLQEMGFKVVAVRHPMPYGDLRKQVIQRFATFEDLDKHECTIEEREEYEPYLERGMVVYAGVDYEKILREAEKEADIILWDGGNNDFPFFEPDLWIVVTDPHRPGHELTHHPGETNFRSADVIIINKIDSAPPENIQTIRENIEKVNPNAIVIEAASPIFVDKPELIKGKRVLVVEDGPTLTHGGMSFGAGYIAAKKYGAKEIVDPRPYAVGSIIETYKKYPHLSNILPAMGYGKKQIKELEETINRADADVVIMGTPVDLRRFMNLNKPAVRVKYELEEIGTPKLKDILEEWVKKCEKLKKKE; encoded by the coding sequence ATGGCTGAACAAAAGAAGAGGAAAAGGGTTGTCATTCTGGGTGCAGCTGGAAGAGATTTCCACAATTTTAACGTCTTCTTTAGGGACAATCCTGAGTATGAAGTTGTTGCCTTTACAGCTACCCAGATCCCTGACATCGAGGGAAGAGTTTACCCACCTGAGCTCGCTGGTGAGCTATACCCGAATGGGATTCCAATACTCCCTGAGGATGACCTTGAGAAGATAATCAAAGAGAAGGATGTTGACATTGTGGTCTTCGCTTACTCTGACGTCTCTCACGAGCACGTTATGCACTTAGCTAGCAGAGCCCACTCAGCTGGAGCCGACTTCTGGCTTCTCGGACCGAAGTCAACCATGCTCAAGTCCAGCAAGCCAGTTGTAGCTGTTACAGCAGTTAGAACCGGTTGTGGAAAGAGCCAGACATCAAGAAAGGTTGCAAGATTACTCCAAGAGATGGGCTTCAAGGTTGTTGCAGTTAGACATCCAATGCCCTACGGTGATCTCAGGAAGCAGGTTATCCAGAGATTTGCCACATTCGAAGACCTCGACAAGCACGAGTGTACAATTGAGGAAAGGGAAGAGTATGAGCCCTACCTCGAGAGGGGCATGGTAGTGTACGCTGGAGTTGACTATGAGAAGATACTCAGAGAGGCAGAGAAAGAAGCTGATATAATCCTCTGGGATGGCGGAAACAACGACTTCCCGTTCTTCGAGCCAGACCTCTGGATCGTAGTTACCGACCCACACAGGCCAGGCCACGAGCTAACCCATCACCCCGGTGAGACTAACTTCAGGAGCGCCGATGTAATTATAATCAACAAGATCGACTCAGCCCCACCAGAGAACATCCAGACGATCAGGGAGAACATAGAAAAGGTTAACCCGAACGCCATCGTTATTGAGGCAGCATCGCCGATCTTCGTCGATAAGCCAGAACTCATCAAGGGCAAGAGGGTTCTAGTGGTTGAGGATGGACCAACACTAACCCACGGTGGAATGAGCTTCGGCGCAGGTTACATTGCTGCCAAGAAGTACGGAGCAAAGGAGATCGTTGACCCAAGGCCATACGCTGTAGGTTCGATCATCGAGACCTACAAGAAGTACCCACACCTCAGCAACATCCTGCCAGCAATGGGTTACGGCAAGAAGCAGATCAAGGAGCTTGAAGAAACAATAAACAGGGCTGATGCCGATGTAGTCATTATGGGAACTCCAGTTGACCTCAGAAGGTTCATGAACCTCAACAAGCCCGCAGTTAGGGTTAAGTATGAGCTCGAGGAAATCGGAACGCCCAAGCTCAAGGACATCCTTGAAGAGTGGGTCAAGAAGTGCGAGAAGCTCAAGAAGAAGGAGTGA
- a CDS encoding DUF523 domain-containing protein encodes MKLLVIAPCLITPFYVYRGPKEKEYRVSKEIRKIISELDEDWQVLAYPCPEFILLKWPRPPMSREVMAHLGMEKIVKDIADFIGRVIAEENPEEVVFVGVKGSPTCGVFVTTSSDPEIYDYPSIRRFFYLGKEERIKGYREIIEKFGLKPSPGSGLLFEELLKRFGNLSNTYWIEIDKDNMKEGIESLRKVIRETREKPKN; translated from the coding sequence ATGAAGCTCCTTGTAATCGCACCCTGCTTGATAACACCCTTCTACGTCTACAGGGGGCCCAAGGAAAAGGAGTACAGAGTTTCCAAAGAGATAAGAAAGATAATTTCCGAATTGGATGAGGATTGGCAGGTTCTAGCGTATCCATGTCCAGAATTCATCCTCCTTAAATGGCCAAGACCCCCAATGAGCAGAGAGGTAATGGCTCACTTGGGAATGGAAAAGATTGTAAAGGATATAGCCGACTTTATAGGAAGGGTGATAGCCGAGGAAAATCCTGAAGAAGTTGTTTTTGTTGGGGTTAAAGGATCTCCAACATGTGGAGTTTTTGTCACAACTTCAAGTGATCCCGAAATTTACGACTATCCCTCAATCCGGAGGTTCTTTTATCTAGGGAAAGAGGAGAGAATTAAGGGATATAGGGAGATTATTGAAAAGTTTGGGCTTAAACCTAGCCCCGGGAGCGGTCTTCTGTTTGAGGAACTTCTGAAGAGATTTGGGAATCTTAGTAATACATATTGGATTGAAATCGACAAAGATAATATGAAAGAAGGAATAGAATCGCTTAGAAAAGTTATCAGAGAAACCAGAGAAAAACCGAAAAACTAA
- a CDS encoding HsdR family type I site-specific deoxyribonuclease produces the protein MVIEEAIESVSSIPDPYMRIVTYGRIGVSLAKANDPRYEKVFKLAFEELSKIEDPYILLRSLLVIGYSTSLAGFKSSKKAFREVMINSEMLPPELRDSIRAEAVDYLVSLRELEEALFYALEIKDKKIRNEKLLKILEKALDELGGEKINIIYKKRKVNLILEAITDEPYRSEAIVKTIRPLLSVGDYRRVIELVQEISSRPWLRQALAEILLYLKQEKEEHVQELVKFSKELAIKVKEDIREDLAYIFAIHGFIDHSVDIIEEISNPEFVLKEIFEVLLTRNPKKLRDFLERLSPGLLYYLKQDIIKMLNEGDENLKEIVDVIAGKNISEDILIGAVKYYLSIDDLQNAMKVMSNLKSEKARSIALGFLAHYLIKVGNIGDAVDIVLSIKDKRLASRLASEILVKVVEGSLSEVPENLREKERAGEHPISL, from the coding sequence ATGGTAATAGAGGAGGCCATAGAATCGGTATCTTCGATTCCAGATCCTTATATGAGAATTGTAACCTATGGAAGGATAGGAGTATCACTTGCAAAAGCAAATGATCCAAGGTATGAAAAAGTATTCAAACTAGCCTTTGAGGAGCTGTCAAAGATAGAGGATCCCTATATTTTACTTAGGAGCTTACTCGTCATAGGATATTCAACAAGTCTTGCGGGATTTAAGTCATCAAAAAAGGCATTCAGGGAAGTAATGATAAACTCTGAAATGCTACCACCTGAGTTGAGAGACTCAATAAGAGCTGAAGCCGTTGACTACCTAGTTTCTCTTAGAGAACTCGAAGAAGCACTGTTTTATGCTTTGGAGATAAAGGACAAGAAGATTAGAAATGAAAAGCTCCTAAAGATATTAGAAAAGGCCCTTGACGAACTTGGAGGAGAGAAAATTAACATCATATACAAAAAGAGAAAGGTAAATCTTATACTAGAAGCAATAACCGATGAACCCTATAGATCCGAGGCGATAGTGAAAACTATTAGGCCCCTCCTTTCCGTAGGTGATTATAGGCGAGTAATAGAACTTGTTCAAGAAATTAGTAGCAGGCCTTGGTTGAGACAGGCTCTTGCTGAAATATTATTGTATCTCAAGCAAGAGAAGGAAGAGCATGTACAAGAACTCGTAAAATTCTCCAAAGAACTTGCCATAAAGGTTAAAGAGGACATTAGAGAAGACTTAGCTTATATATTTGCAATTCATGGATTTATTGATCATTCAGTTGACATTATCGAAGAAATTTCAAACCCTGAATTTGTCCTGAAAGAAATATTTGAAGTTCTTTTAACAAGAAATCCCAAGAAACTTCGGGATTTTCTTGAAAGGCTGTCTCCAGGCCTGTTATACTACCTTAAACAAGACATAATAAAAATGCTAAATGAGGGTGATGAAAATTTAAAAGAGATAGTGGATGTTATTGCAGGGAAAAACATCAGTGAAGACATTCTTATCGGCGCCGTTAAATACTATCTCTCGATTGATGATCTTCAGAATGCAATGAAAGTTATGTCAAACTTAAAAAGTGAGAAGGCAAGATCTATAGCCTTGGGATTCCTAGCCCACTATTTAATTAAAGTTGGAAACATCGGAGATGCTGTTGATATAGTCCTCAGTATTAAGGATAAAAGATTAGCCTCAAGACTTGCCTCTGAGATACTCGTAAAAGTTGTGGAGGGGAGCCTAAGTGAAGTTCCCGAGAACCTTCGGGAGAAAGAAAGAGCTGGAGAACATCCAATTTCTTTATGA
- a CDS encoding secondary thiamine-phosphate synthase enzyme YjbQ, which yields MIMDVIKITTSKEFEVVDITGKVREIVRKSGIENGIVVVFTRHTTTGIIINENESGLISDLEKTIEKLIPKGAGYTHDRIDNNAHSHLRAIILGSSVAIPVENGRLALGTWQSILFIELDGPRTREIYVKVCKC from the coding sequence ATGATTATGGATGTAATAAAAATTACCACATCAAAAGAATTTGAGGTCGTAGATATAACTGGTAAGGTTAGGGAGATCGTGAGGAAATCAGGAATTGAGAATGGAATAGTAGTTGTATTTACCAGGCACACCACAACTGGAATAATCATTAACGAGAATGAAAGCGGTTTAATTAGCGACCTCGAAAAGACAATAGAAAAGCTCATCCCCAAAGGTGCCGGTTACACTCATGACAGAATAGATAACAATGCTCACTCCCATCTAAGGGCAATAATCTTGGGCTCAAGCGTTGCTATCCCAGTTGAGAACGGTAGGCTTGCCCTAGGAACATGGCAGAGCATACTTTTCATTGAGCTTGATGGACCGAGGACGAGAGAAATATATGTAAAGGTCTGCAAGTGCTAG
- a CDS encoding ubiquitin-like small modifier protein 1 has protein sequence MKVKVKYLARFRTLAGIDEEVLELPEGATVKDLIEEIKKRHPKFREEVFGEGFDEDADANIAVNGRYVSWDEKLNDGDVVGIFPPVSGG, from the coding sequence ATGAAGGTTAAGGTCAAATATTTAGCTAGGTTCAGGACACTCGCCGGGATCGATGAAGAGGTTTTAGAGCTTCCAGAGGGGGCAACTGTGAAAGATCTAATAGAGGAAATCAAAAAGAGGCACCCAAAGTTCAGGGAGGAAGTCTTCGGGGAAGGTTTTGATGAGGATGCAGATGCCAATATAGCTGTTAATGGCAGGTACGTTTCCTGGGATGAGAAGCTTAATGATGGAGATGTTGTTGGTATATTCCCGCCCGTGAGCGGGGGCTAG
- a CDS encoding molybdenum cofactor synthesis domain-containing protein, giving the protein MAFLKVIPLEEALKVVLSFKLPVEVEEVDLANALGRIVAEDVYSPIDVPPFDRATVDGYAVRAEDTFMASEANPVRLKVIGEVHAGEVPSIELGKGETVYISTGAMLPKNADAVIQFEDVERINDEIIIQKPAYPGLGIMKKGTDIEKGKLLIKKGTKLTFKETALLSAVGIYKVRVFKRPRVAVISTGNEVVLPGQELKPGQIYDINGRAITDAVNELGGEGIFIGIAQDNRDSLKELIERAIEVADLIILSGGASGGMRDLTASVIEELGEVKVHGIAIQPGKPTIIGIVKGKPIFGLPGYPTSCLTNFTLLVAPLLLKSLGREGKVKKVKARLKHKVFSVKGRRQFLPVKLEGNIAVPILKGSGAVTSFIDADGFIEIPENVESLDEGEEVEVTLFSF; this is encoded by the coding sequence ATGGCGTTCTTGAAGGTAATCCCACTTGAAGAAGCCCTCAAGGTAGTTCTCTCATTCAAACTCCCGGTTGAGGTCGAGGAAGTTGATCTCGCGAATGCCCTCGGAAGGATAGTTGCTGAAGACGTCTACTCCCCGATAGACGTCCCTCCCTTCGACAGGGCCACCGTGGATGGATATGCCGTTAGGGCTGAAGATACATTCATGGCGAGCGAGGCGAATCCAGTTAGGCTTAAAGTCATTGGGGAAGTTCATGCCGGAGAAGTCCCTTCGATAGAGCTCGGAAAAGGAGAGACAGTGTACATTTCCACGGGAGCAATGTTGCCTAAGAACGCAGATGCAGTAATCCAGTTTGAGGACGTTGAAAGGATTAACGATGAGATAATAATTCAAAAACCCGCTTACCCTGGGCTAGGCATCATGAAGAAGGGGACAGATATAGAGAAAGGGAAGTTGCTGATTAAGAAGGGAACGAAGCTTACGTTCAAGGAGACGGCCCTTCTCTCTGCGGTTGGCATTTACAAGGTTAGGGTCTTCAAGAGGCCTAGAGTGGCCGTGATAAGCACTGGCAATGAAGTTGTTCTCCCCGGGCAAGAGCTTAAGCCGGGCCAGATATACGACATAAACGGGAGGGCAATAACCGATGCAGTAAATGAATTGGGTGGAGAGGGAATTTTCATTGGGATCGCCCAGGACAACAGGGATAGCCTGAAAGAGCTCATAGAAAGGGCTATTGAAGTTGCCGACTTGATAATTCTCAGCGGAGGGGCAAGTGGGGGAATGAGGGATCTAACGGCTTCAGTCATAGAGGAGCTTGGGGAAGTGAAGGTTCACGGAATAGCAATTCAGCCTGGAAAGCCGACCATAATAGGCATAGTTAAGGGTAAGCCAATATTCGGCCTTCCTGGGTATCCGACGAGTTGCTTGACTAACTTCACGTTACTGGTTGCTCCTCTCCTCTTGAAGTCCTTGGGAAGGGAAGGCAAAGTAAAGAAGGTTAAAGCCAGGTTAAAGCACAAGGTATTTTCGGTAAAGGGGAGGAGACAGTTCCTGCCGGTGAAGCTTGAGGGTAACATCGCTGTCCCCATACTGAAGGGTAGCGGGGCCGTAACGAGCTTCATAGATGCTGATGGCTTCATAGAGATACCGGAGAACGTTGAGAGTCTTGATGAGGGAGAAGAAGTTGAGGTTACGCTCTTTTCCTTTTAG
- a CDS encoding metallophosphoesterase translates to MVYRTKPDLILSAGDWDRGISREEFEELLKEVPVLSIYGNHENVEVLRQLRNPLLENRLV, encoded by the coding sequence ATTGTATACCGCACAAAGCCAGACTTAATTCTCTCTGCAGGAGATTGGGACAGGGGGATATCAAGGGAAGAGTTTGAAGAACTTCTAAAAGAAGTCCCCGTGCTATCCATATACGGCAACCATGAGAACGTGGAAGTTTTAAGGCAGTTAAGAAATCCCCTACTTGAAAACAGGCTAGTATAA
- the map gene encoding type II methionyl aminopeptidase, whose amino-acid sequence MDVEKLIEAGKIAKKVREEAIKMAKPGVSLLELAEKIEGMIVELGGKPAFPVNLSLNEVAAHYTPYKGDDTILKEGDYLKIDIGVHIDGYIADTAVTVKVGGEFDELMEAAKEALESAISVARAGVEIKELGRAIENEIRKRGFNPIVNLTGHKIERYKLHAGISIPNIYRPHDNYVLKEGDVFAIEPFATTGAGQVIEVPPTLIYMYVRDAPVRMAQARFLLAKIKREYKTLPFAYRWLQGEMPEGQLKLALRNLEKAGALYGYPILKEIRNGIVTQFEHTIIVEKDSAVVTTD is encoded by the coding sequence ATGGACGTTGAAAAGCTCATTGAAGCTGGCAAGATAGCCAAGAAGGTGAGGGAAGAGGCAATAAAAATGGCAAAGCCCGGAGTTTCCCTTCTTGAGCTTGCCGAGAAGATTGAAGGCATGATAGTTGAGCTCGGCGGGAAACCGGCTTTTCCCGTTAACCTCTCCCTTAACGAGGTTGCCGCCCACTACACCCCCTATAAAGGTGACGATACAATACTAAAAGAGGGGGACTACCTAAAGATAGACATTGGAGTCCACATTGATGGCTACATAGCGGACACAGCTGTAACAGTCAAGGTTGGAGGAGAGTTTGACGAGCTCATGGAGGCAGCAAAGGAGGCCTTGGAGAGCGCTATATCAGTGGCAAGGGCCGGTGTTGAGATAAAGGAGCTTGGAAGGGCAATAGAGAATGAAATAAGAAAGAGGGGCTTCAACCCAATAGTCAACCTTACGGGCCACAAGATAGAGAGGTACAAGCTTCACGCTGGAATAAGCATTCCGAACATATACAGGCCACACGACAACTACGTCCTCAAGGAGGGGGACGTTTTTGCGATAGAGCCCTTCGCGACAACAGGTGCCGGTCAGGTGATTGAAGTCCCTCCTACCTTGATCTACATGTACGTGAGGGACGCTCCCGTCAGGATGGCTCAAGCTAGATTCCTCCTTGCGAAGATAAAGAGGGAGTACAAAACCTTGCCCTTTGCGTACAGGTGGCTCCAGGGGGAGATGCCAGAGGGCCAGTTAAAGCTCGCCCTCAGAAACCTTGAGAAGGCTGGGGCCCTCTACGGCTATCCAATACTTAAAGAGATAAGGAACGGGATTGTGACTCAGTTCGAGCACACAATCATAGTGGAGAAGGATTCCGCAGTCGTCACGACGGATTAG
- a CDS encoding DMT family transporter, with protein sequence MRRKSEGVLLALTGMLLYGLEPVVIKANPTNPISFAFFSAFAASLILIPTVNLQEVKATWKRGALIGFFGTFLAYLSYSIGARLSTVVNAALITRAEVLFSFILASIFLEEKITRRRAFYSLLVLSGVAMVITQGKGLEVRVGDLLLLLVPLFWQIGHVIAKKTNANPQTIAFLRNSFGSLYLLPLALVTGLEFTPYSVAEGFIIAVGQLIWYASIRRIDLSLATAIITPAPAVAIAIALLMGEPVTVWHLLGFALTILGTLGLSRE encoded by the coding sequence ATGAGAAGGAAGAGTGAAGGAGTTCTGCTCGCACTCACCGGAATGCTACTTTATGGCCTCGAGCCAGTGGTTATAAAGGCAAACCCCACCAATCCCATAAGCTTTGCCTTTTTCTCTGCTTTTGCTGCTTCCTTAATCCTTATCCCAACCGTTAACCTACAAGAGGTAAAGGCTACGTGGAAGAGAGGGGCGTTAATAGGATTCTTTGGGACTTTTCTTGCCTACCTCTCGTACTCAATAGGAGCGAGGCTTTCCACGGTAGTGAATGCTGCATTGATAACTAGAGCTGAAGTTCTCTTCTCCTTTATCCTTGCCTCAATATTTTTAGAGGAAAAGATTACGAGAAGGAGAGCGTTCTATTCCCTGTTAGTGCTTTCAGGAGTTGCAATGGTTATAACCCAGGGTAAGGGCTTAGAAGTGCGCGTTGGAGATCTCCTTCTCCTGCTCGTTCCATTATTCTGGCAGATCGGACACGTCATCGCTAAGAAAACTAATGCAAATCCCCAGACAATAGCCTTCCTTAGGAACTCTTTTGGCTCACTCTATCTGCTTCCCCTCGCCTTAGTTACCGGCTTAGAATTTACTCCCTATTCGGTGGCGGAGGGCTTCATAATAGCGGTTGGCCAGCTGATATGGTACGCTTCAATAAGAAGGATTGATTTGTCTCTCGCAACGGCAATAATAACTCCGGCTCCAGCCGTGGCCATTGCCATTGCACTCCTTATGGGCGAGCCCGTAACTGTGTGGCATCTCTTGGGATTTGCACTTACAATCCTGGGCACTTTAGGGCTTAGCAGAGAATAG
- a CDS encoding Mrp/NBP35 family ATP-binding protein produces the protein MTIKAPTLNLPGLGVDPLTQRIKEKEKKWKYKIAVLSGKGGVGKSTVAVNLTAALAKMGYFVGILDADIHGPNVAKMLGVDKAEVLAEKFDDGHFEMIPPMADFMGQVTPIKVMSMGMMVPEDQPIIWRGALVTKAIKQLLGDVKWGELDFMIIDFPPGTGDEILTVVQSIQLDAAIIVTTPQEVALLDTGKAVNMMKKMEVPYIAVVENMSYLICPHCGNKIDIFGEGGGEKLAEKEGVDFLGKIPIDLKAREASDLGIPIVLYGDTPAAKAFMEIAEKLVNKLKEIKGDEKEE, from the coding sequence ATGACGATAAAGGCTCCAACCCTAAACTTGCCCGGACTTGGCGTTGACCCCCTAACGCAGAGGATAAAGGAGAAAGAGAAGAAGTGGAAGTATAAAATAGCGGTTTTAAGCGGAAAGGGAGGAGTTGGAAAGAGCACCGTCGCCGTTAACTTGACTGCGGCATTGGCTAAGATGGGCTACTTCGTCGGAATTCTCGATGCAGACATACACGGCCCAAACGTTGCGAAGATGCTCGGCGTTGACAAGGCCGAAGTTTTGGCAGAGAAGTTTGACGACGGCCACTTCGAGATGATACCCCCAATGGCGGACTTCATGGGTCAGGTTACTCCAATAAAGGTAATGAGTATGGGAATGATGGTTCCAGAGGATCAGCCAATAATCTGGAGGGGTGCCCTCGTAACGAAGGCAATAAAGCAACTTTTAGGGGACGTAAAGTGGGGTGAATTGGACTTCATGATAATAGACTTCCCCCCGGGGACAGGAGATGAAATTCTAACCGTAGTCCAGTCGATACAGCTTGATGCTGCCATAATTGTCACGACACCCCAGGAAGTCGCCCTGCTCGATACTGGAAAAGCAGTGAACATGATGAAGAAGATGGAGGTTCCATATATAGCGGTAGTGGAGAACATGAGCTATTTGATCTGCCCGCACTGTGGAAACAAGATAGACATCTTCGGAGAGGGAGGGGGAGAAAAGCTCGCGGAGAAGGAAGGCGTTGACTTCCTGGGCAAAATACCAATAGACCTCAAGGCAAGGGAAGCCAGTGACCTCGGCATTCCGATAGTCCTGTATGGGGATACTCCAGCGGCAAAGGCCTTCATGGAGATAGCGGAAAAGCTTGTAAACAAGCTGAAGGAAATAAAGGGAGATGAGAAGGAAGAGTGA
- a CDS encoding ASCH domain-containing protein, whose protein sequence is MQHVIALHQVYSELIFRGLKWHEIRRSRVFEEGDIVFLYIARGDLYTLKKTLRRLGLTEEQTLTKRGTIAGGFEVGEVIKADFETLWELTKDTSGLTFVHGESEGKRWLKGYINEFGYAFTIERPFLFKEPVTKEELKEKYGVHVEGIIHLSLRTRRPWVKELLEDLMTRDFEYI, encoded by the coding sequence ATGCAACACGTAATTGCTCTCCATCAAGTCTACAGTGAGTTAATATTTAGAGGGTTAAAGTGGCACGAAATAAGGAGAAGCAGGGTCTTTGAGGAGGGGGATATAGTCTTTCTATACATAGCGAGAGGAGACTTGTATACGCTGAAGAAGACCCTTCGAAGGTTAGGCTTAACTGAAGAGCAAACCCTCACGAAGAGGGGGACTATAGCTGGAGGATTTGAGGTTGGTGAAGTCATAAAAGCTGATTTTGAGACCCTTTGGGAGCTCACGAAGGATACAAGCGGGTTGACATTCGTTCACGGCGAGAGCGAGGGGAAAAGATGGCTTAAGGGTTATATAAACGAGTTCGGCTACGCCTTCACGATAGAGAGGCCATTCCTCTTTAAGGAGCCCGTGACCAAGGAAGAGCTCAAGGAGAAGTACGGGGTTCACGTCGAGGGCATAATCCACTTATCCCTCAGAACGAGGAGGCCTTGGGTTAAGGAGTTGCTCGAGGATCTAATGACGAGGGATTTCGAGTACATCTAG
- a CDS encoding nucleotidyltransferase domain-containing protein encodes MQEKIESLVKIIKKAYPDATVILFGSRARGDYLKDSNYDLIVISKAFEGKQFTDRSTEVLKLLFGEGIVGDFEILCYTPKEFERKKRMIGIVREALKEGIIL; translated from the coding sequence TTGCAGGAGAAGATTGAAAGTTTAGTTAAAATCATAAAGAAGGCTTACCCAGATGCCACTGTTATTCTCTTCGGCTCTAGGGCTAGGGGAGATTATCTAAAGGACAGTAACTACGACTTGATAGTGATTTCCAAAGCATTTGAAGGAAAGCAGTTCACGGACAGATCCACCGAAGTCCTGAAGTTGCTGTTTGGGGAGGGCATAGTTGGAGATTTTGAAATCCTCTGCTATACCCCCAAAGAGTTTGAAAGGAAGAAGAGAATGATAGGAATAGTCAGGGAGGCCCTAAAAGAGGGAATTATTCTTTGA
- the cobB gene encoding NAD-dependent protein deacetylase: MIVEVAGVLASSKNVIAFTGAGISAESGVPTFRGKDGLWKKYRPEELATPEAFARDPKLVWEFYKWRIQKILQAKPNPAHYALVELERIGILKAVITQNVDDLHREAGTKNLIELHGNIFRVKCTSCDYREYLKETGRVNEILSQELPRCPKCNSLLRPDVVWFGEPLPEEALRKALRLAETADAVIVVGTSGIVYPAAYIPFIVKENGGTVIEVNVQESAITPIADFFCRGKAGEILPKIVEEVRRLLQ, translated from the coding sequence ATGATAGTCGAGGTTGCAGGAGTTTTGGCTTCCTCCAAGAATGTAATAGCCTTCACGGGTGCCGGGATCAGCGCCGAGAGCGGGGTTCCAACTTTTAGAGGTAAGGATGGACTGTGGAAGAAGTACAGGCCAGAGGAGCTTGCAACGCCTGAGGCCTTTGCAAGGGATCCAAAGCTCGTGTGGGAGTTTTACAAATGGAGAATTCAGAAGATCCTCCAAGCAAAGCCAAATCCAGCCCATTACGCCCTCGTTGAACTCGAGAGGATAGGCATATTAAAAGCCGTGATAACTCAGAACGTGGATGACCTCCACAGGGAGGCCGGAACCAAGAACTTGATAGAACTCCACGGCAACATCTTCAGGGTTAAGTGCACCTCCTGCGACTACAGAGAGTACCTCAAGGAAACCGGCAGGGTAAATGAAATCCTCAGTCAGGAGCTCCCTAGGTGCCCCAAATGCAACTCGCTGTTAAGGCCCGATGTAGTGTGGTTCGGTGAACCGTTGCCTGAGGAAGCTCTGAGGAAGGCCCTCAGGCTTGCAGAGACTGCCGATGCAGTGATAGTTGTCGGAACTAGCGGTATTGTCTATCCAGCGGCTTACATACCCTTCATCGTTAAGGAGAACGGCGGAACAGTTATAGAGGTGAACGTTCAGGAGTCAGCTATAACCCCGATAGCGGACTTCTTTTGTAGGGGCAAGGCCGGGGAAATACTTCCAAAGATCGTGGAAGAGGTCAGGAGGCTCCTTCAATGA
- a CDS encoding monovalent cation/H+ antiporter subunit E → MSRVHLYLRKRLEEIRNRYIYEIYERQKLPPWEKFLLTWIVLFAFWLGITGDITLRGFSLGLPTTGIIAFYMRDLLTDDIRHSRHLIWKILYFAFLYLPQYLIIMAFRLLESNIKVAKHAILMDINPGIVRIKTDLHSNTGVTILANSITLTPGTLTLDVVKKLDGTYLYVHWIDVETLNVEKAGEIIKGDIEEWLKKVFW, encoded by the coding sequence ATGAGTAGAGTTCATTTGTACCTCAGGAAGAGGCTCGAAGAGATTAGGAACAGGTACATCTATGAAATCTACGAGAGACAAAAACTCCCTCCCTGGGAGAAGTTCCTGCTTACTTGGATAGTCCTCTTCGCTTTCTGGCTTGGCATTACCGGCGACATTACGCTTCGAGGGTTTTCCCTGGGCCTTCCCACTACCGGGATAATAGCATTCTACATGCGAGACCTCCTCACTGATGATATAAGGCACTCGAGGCATTTGATATGGAAGATCCTGTACTTCGCTTTCCTCTACCTGCCCCAGTACCTAATAATTATGGCCTTTAGGCTCCTCGAGAGCAACATAAAGGTTGCGAAGCACGCTATATTGATGGACATAAACCCAGGAATAGTAAGGATTAAAACAGATCTGCACTCCAACACGGGGGTAACGATACTTGCCAATTCCATTACGCTGACCCCAGGAACCCTAACACTGGACGTTGTGAAGAAGCTCGATGGAACGTACCTCTACGTTCACTGGATAGATGTTGAAACCCTGAACGTTGAGAAGGCAGGAGAGATCATCAAGGGGGACATTGAGGAATGGCTAAAGAAAGTATTCTGGTAG